From Solanum stenotomum isolate F172 chromosome 2, ASM1918654v1, whole genome shotgun sequence:
TATATAACACTGTTAATCTCACAAGAGGTTAATACATGctattattttagttaaaatttaATCAAGACACAGATGATATGTGGATTTTAGAATTTTGGTCTGATTGTCTCTCAAGTTGCCAAACAAATTGTACTAATCTTTTCCATGTTTTATTGCATTGATCAAGTAAGAAACACGGTTCTAGTAATGTTCTTTTTGTTGGATTGTTTTCCAAGTTCCATACGAAAGTGTTATTTGGAAGGTGTGGAATTTTGTCAATGATCCCATTTCCAGGACATAATTAGCATAGCACAGTTAAAAGGCCTTTGGGTTCTTTTCCATGAGATGACAGATAAAAAGTTTATTTATCTTTGCCTCTGGATGTCCCTATTGGACCACTCATATGCAAGCATATTAATTCATAACTTTGTCTTAGTTTAAAAGTGCTTTAATGGAACTAGAGTACTGTATTATTTATTTCGTGTGACAAGGCATTTCTTGGAATCaaataatgtgatattttgtTTCCCTTCGTTAGGAAACCAGATGGAAGAGTTTTCCACTCCACAACAATTGCGAAGAGGCAAGATACTGCCACTTTAGTGACAGTGGATGGCACCACCATTCTTCTTAGCGGTTTCATTAATAGGTGTCGAACTCTTCAAAATGGCTTCTCATCAGAGGTATTGAAGTTATTTTAGTTCTTAACTCATATGACAGCTTTATTTGCAGCTGTTTTGATGGAACATATAATTGAGGTTTACGTTAGCTAAGAAGTTTTAGAGGTTCTATTTGGTCCCATCTGTAGCATTAACTGTCGTAATCATAGTACTATCTATAGTTTGTCAATCTTGGTGGAAGACAATGTATGACTTGCACACACATcttgtacaatttttttaacattattTGGTGTTTATTAATGAAactttttgacttaaaaattcaTATTACTATCCAATGGGTCCTGtcttgttaattaatttttgcttACCTCTTTCCAGTAATCTCTGCTCAATAATTACTTCTGACAGTCTTTCTCCAGCTATCACTCATTTTTTACAGATAAACTTCAATCTTTTTCTGCTTTTGTGGTTTTAACTAATTCCTTGAGGAACCTAAAGAAGGAAAGCCTGCTAAAGCATAAAATGGACTCTCCAAAATGAGCATACACATGTTAGTTACAAATTAGAATAAAATCATGTTttgtgaagatgaaataataaacaATCTCTACCTctccaaggtaggggtaaggtctatgTACATTCTACCCTCGTCCcttcccagaccccactttgtggaaatacactaggtatgttgttgttgatgaagatAATAAACAGAAATTTCAAACTAACAGGTTTGCCAGCAGTTCCTTCTTGGATTTCCATACAACTGGGAAGAGTCTGCTGCTGTGTCATTTGGAGAATCAACCAATGAAAATGCAGCCTCTGTAATTTCTGATTTCTCAGAGTCAGCAAACACATCAACTGATTGCACAAGTAGTTCCTCTACAATGTCTGTTGATCATCTTCCCGCCAATGTTTTACGAGATCTCTTAATATCGGGTGCTGGTGATCCAGAAGGCGGCATGCTAAGAAAGagtatttttaatgaaatagtGCAGAAATATGGTAACAATGCTTTTAACATTGATAAAGCTTCTTCTTTGAACCAAAAAAGTGGTAATCAGGTCACACCCCAAAGTCCTTCTCTGAATGGAAGTCCTAGTCAAAAGAAGAAAGCTAAAACAATCCGGAAGCAAGAGGATAGCTATATTCCAGATGCAAAATCTGGTAAAGAAGACTTGCCGGAAGCTACTCCAAAGGATATGCCAGAAAAGAGATTTTTGGATAGACTACTGCATAGAAGTGGTGACGATGTTCCTACCGCTGGTGAAAATTCTTGTTTGAACCAAAAAAGTGGAAATCAAGTCACAAGCAGGGGTCCTTCACTGGATGAACCTCCttctaaaaagaagaaaactgcAGCTAATTTGAGGAAAGAAGATGATAACCATGTGCCCGATGCACAATGTAGAAAAGAAGTGCTTCAGAAATGTAATGATGAGAGTGGAACAGATATTGATAAGAATAGCTCAAGTAGCAGCCCTTTAATAAGAGATAAAGCTAGCTTATATAAGAAAACCAAAGTTCACCAGACacaagaagaaaagagagctGTGCACAAAGTATCTGGACAGGGAGATTTTGGGATAGTAAACACCACTAACTCGAGTAATGGTCCATTGACAAGAAGCAGAGCTAAAAAGAAATGGTTAAAAGAACAAGGTCAAGAAGGAAATAGATATCTGTGAAGGTGTTATGGGAGTTTTGTTGTGCAGATAAGCTACCTGTGGATATTAATCTGGAAATTCCTCAAATCATAACGTTTATGGATTTGTCATTATGTTATTGTAGTCCACAAGGGAGGTAAATTTTGAAGGTTATgtatttcttgtttttattaTGGATTACATCACACCTCCTGAATTTTGTGGGTATCAAATGGTTCATGCCTGGGAGTACACATGATCTTTACCGATGTTGAAGCAAGTATGGACAAGACAAAGTAAGGAATAGCTGGTGGAAAACTGTTCCTTGTTTCTGGTGTGTGGTTTGGTGAGAAAGGAACTCCATGTGTTTTGAAGAGAAGCATTACAGACGATTAAGTTAGATTGTCTTTTGTTgtttcatttttggtgtaaactgAAATCTGCTAACGAGACAGAAACTCTATTAGAGTTCATATAGTCCTTCTAAGTTTAGGAGaggtcttacttttcttttctttttctgctCACATGTACAAAATTTACAGCACTCAATTTGTGTTGTTTTGTGAATACAATTACAATAATCACCTTTCGAAAAAAGCATTtcagttttttcctttttgtgttCCTCATAAGTAGATCATGGTCGTGCTAAGCCAAGTGATGTGAGGAAGATTAGTCAGTTTCTTCATGTGACAAGGTACTTCAACATAGCTGATGCTGTATTTTGGACTTTGTCAAAGTTATTGCATTATGTTTGTATATCCAGCAcagatttttctcaatttctttcaGCATCATTTCATCTAATGATTTTATCAACCTTCTCCCTTTTTGCTGCAGATAAGTTGACAAGGTAGACAACACTAAAACGGAGGTAAATCAAGTTGGTAAGTTCTACATGAAGTTAAATTTTGGCGTAAGAGAGGCTACATGTATGTATTATAACAAGAAATATATGTATACGGCCAAGTTGGCCTTGTTATTATTGATGAAGTTATTTACTTGATAAAAAAACGAGAAcatgaaatattatataattgaCACCAAAAGTACAGTTGCAAAGcttattttttcagttttcagttttcaaAATTGCATCTTACGGTATTGACTTCCATCAAAATTGCAGCTTACAATATTATTTGTCTAAATTAGATATTATTGACCAAAATTTTGTTGACCAAATCTATGATATTCTGACCCACCATATTTGGAACAGACACAATTAACAAgtcaaaaagactcaaaactaCATGGAAAGGACAAGAAAGTATACTATATGTCAAAGCCATCTTGAAGAAGCAAAAGTTTCAAAGTCTCCTCTACAAATCTATATACTTGGTATATTCCTCTTCCTCATTTCTTCTTCAACCATCTgcatttatattaattttgttcaaattttCTTATACATCGAACCATTGTGAAGAAAGACATAATCCATGGGTAAATACATGGAGATGGTGGATGTAGGTGTGAGAATAGTAGCTAGGTTTCATTCTCATTGCCCTCAGACTGCTCGAATGTATTACCATCCACCCTCCAACATCCATGGCAATGCTTCAGATTTTCCTCGTCGTTGTCAAAAAGAGAAACTTGGGTTTATTGCTCATAATCAAGAGCCAAACTCTATGGAGAGTTATGGTGTCAAAACTTCCATGCATGTTGACACTGCAGATTTCATCGTTCACACGTTGGACTAAGTCCATGTATGTATGGAACTGTGAATACTTACTTTTGTGAAGGATTGAAAGTGAAAATTTAATGGATTGGGATGTCAAGTTTGTGTGTTTATACGTGATGtcagtgtatataagttaaattcttattttattgtgattattattGTATGTATTGTTTATGACATTCTGGATTGATTGGTTTGAAGGAataggaaagaaagaaaaagagagattaAATGAGTGATTTAAGTAAGTCATGTTTAGTAGTATATATAAAGTCGGGGGTGTGATTGTTTGTTGATCaagtttatgtatatatatatgggtttgtatgaaatgaaaatatttaatactttctttgatttttgatgtttttgcgCCAAGAAAAATTTAGTAATTATTTATGGAATACGATTGATCGATTCCCTGGACCCAAAGAAGAATCTTAGCTTTTCGTGTGtatttgatcataaatttttcAGTATACAATTAATCGATTTTGTTTGAAACCAAATTGTGTTGTGCCATTTAATCTGACCTATTGAACTATACTAATTGCTTCTCTAGAGctaaaatcacaatttttaagttttggggTGATAATAGGAATTTAGAATTATCACATCTTTTAATGTGTAATATTGATGAATTTTTGGAATATGATTGATAGACTTTGTTTGACTTCAAATTTTGTGGGTTCATTTGTAAAATGACCTAGTGAAATACTCTTAAAGCCTTTGTAAGACAGATGACACTTTTTTGGAGTTTAGGGTTGAGAAAACAAGAACTCATGATTTTTCCagattttcgtgtgtattagttcacaatattttaaaaaatatgattgacCAAAGACCAATTCAATTTGATTCTAAATTTTGCGGTTTCATCCTTGGTTTCATACCCATAATCTCTAATAGGATGCACACTATTTTTTTGGAGTTTAGGTGTCACGAAACATgaattcagattttttttttagctttttgtGTAAATTAGTCTAtgaatgttttggaaaatggcTGATTGACTCTGTTTGACCTCAAATTTTATAAGTCAATCTGTTATGACATAGTGAATGACATTCACAACATCTACAAGATGAATGCCACTTTTCTAGAATTTGTGGTTttgtaaacaaaaaatcaagattttttcAAGATGAATACCATTGTTCTAAAATTTAGGATATTCAcaaatttttcgtgtgtattaattCACAATTTTTTGGGAATATGATTAATCAACTTTGTTTAACCCAAATTTTGTGGGTCCTTCCATGACGACCTAGTGAACAATAATTATAGCATATACAAAATGAATGCCATTTTCTTAGTATTTTGGGGGtcacaaaatatgatataagaattttctcagttttttgTGTTACTAGTCCATTGATATTTGGAAATATGTCTGACATACTCTGTTAGGTTTCAAATTTTGTGGGTCAATCTGTAATGATCTAATGAACAATAATCATAGCATATACAAGATGGATGCCACTTTCTTTAGAGATTGGAGGTCAAGAAATAGAAATTCtagatttttttagtttttttgtgtgtgttagtCCATGtattttggaaaataattaACTGACTCTACTTGACCCATAATTTTTTAGGATCATTCTTAATGACCTAGTGAACCATACTCATAGCCTTCACATGATCCAcaccattattattttttagcatTTAGAGGTGtgataaaacataaatttataattttctcACTTTTTGATGTGtattaattcatgaatttttgGAAATATAACTAACATTCACTATTTGAACCAATATTTCTTAGGACCATCTGTAATGACCTAGTGAACCATACCCATAACCACTACATGATCCACACCAATTTTATTAACATTCAGAAGTCACGAAATAGGAATTCATGATATTCTCCATTTTTCGTGTGTGGTAGTCCATAAATCTTTGAAATTATGAGTGAGCGATTCTGGTTAGCTCAATATATTTTAGGACCGTCCGTAATGACATAGTAAACAATATTCATAGCCTTTACGTGATCCACAAcatttttttagcatttaggggTCGTAAAACTCGAATTcaatattttctcaattttttgtgtattagtccatgattttttttgaaatatgacTGACCTGCTCCTTTTGGCCTAAGATTTTTCTGGATCATCCATAATAACCTAGTAAACCATATATGTAGCCTCTACTTGATTCACATATGTTTTAGTATTTAGGtgtcataaaataaaaattcaggatatttttcatttttcgtgtgtaacgtccatgaatttttgaaaataactGGCGGTCTGTTAAGCCCGATATTTTTTAGGATAATTCGTAATGACCTGTGAACCATAGCCATAGCCTCCAGAAGAATCACATCAGTTTTTTTGCTTTTAGGGATCACGATATGAGAATTTTGGATTTTCTCAATTTCGTTTGTATTAGTCTATAAATTTTTAGAAATATGACAAACCAATTTCGTTTGGCTCCAAAATTTTAAGAACCATTCGTAATATCTTAGTGAGCATACTTTATTGCCTATACGTGATCCACATTAttgtttttcacatttaagggtcaccaaacaaaaaaaaaaattcaacttttttgTGTATTAGTCCATTGATTTTTTAGAATATGACTGATCAGGTCGGTTTGACTCAAAAAATTTAAGAACCACCAACAATGACTTAGTGAACCATACTCAGGCCATAGCCCTCTACATAAtccacatcattttttttagcatttatagaagtcataaaatagaaatttagaattttctctatttttcgcGTGTAttaattcatgattttttttgaaatattactGACCAACTCTGTTCGAACATAATCTATTTATGTGGTTGATATCTTGATCACTGGCATAATCACTCAGCCCTTGAGGATGCAGCTTCTACGGATTGAGGTTATTCCCCGCTAGAATGGGCCAGGTGGGATGGATGagtgatgtgaggccaaaatacatatttttaatcattatttgccttatatttagtatttataCCTGTCCTTTTTTAGCCTAGATTTTATGAATTAtgccaaaaaatatattttatttgtaaaattaaattggtgaaaaaataaaaaaatttaaagctaaaaataattaaagataaaagatTATAAAAGTAAATCAAACAGACAACTTaggattaaatttaatataataatatataaacatataaacTGCCAAAGGAAGAAGGAGAATTGCAATTAAACTGATGGCCACGTGTCAGAATCTGAAGGCAGCACTAAAGTTTGAGGCGGCGAACCAGCGTTCGGACGTGGAATCCAATTCCGTCAAGGTTTTGGGTTCCCAATttattttggactcaattattttagtCAGAgtttcctacatctataaatagtccataagaAGAATTATTGGGAGGAGGATGAATGTAGAAATTAACTTTTGATGTaggatttctttttttcttctcttttatttattttacatcttttctttGAATGATGGGTTGTAATTACTATATGACTATGTGGAGTTAAACTTCTCGTTCTTGGATTATATTTACTTACAATATGATTGTTTAGTGATTTTGATTCGACATGATTTGTTTATCATATTAgttgttcttatattcttgtgaTTACTATTTGATGCTTGATAGcattgaaataaacatattgtccaaattgaactcgggagaggaataagaggatagaacgtggaatataaggagcatgattttctcttaataattagggttaatttgtatctaggataaGGATATACCTAGAAACCATGTTTGGTCACCATACAGGAAGAAATCGTAATGCTCGGTACTTGGTCCAacctatccccgctcaacgatgtagttaggttgTCATTTatcgtaggcgattagaggtcgggagaccatgatcatacatttaaccctGTGAATCAATAACTAGATAATCAAataagttgatgaaattgatgctaAACATGATTGTTAGTTAAATTATAATC
This genomic window contains:
- the LOC125856789 gene encoding kinetochore-associated protein KNL-2 homolog; protein product: MAEANSFTLSSSFLKQVYLYDWWLIKVEIGDGSKRLGIGGFTAKEKPDGRVFHSTTIAKRQDTATLVTVDGTTILLSGFINRCRTLQNGFSSEVCQQFLLGFPYNWEESAAVSFGESTNENAASVISDFSESANTSTDCTSSSSTMSVDHLPANVLRDLLISGAGDPEGGMLRKSIFNEIVQKYGNNAFNIDKASSLNQKSGNQVTPQSPSLNGSPSQKKKAKTIRKQEDSYIPDAKSGKEDLPEATPKDMPEKRFLDRLLHRSGDDVPTAGENSCLNQKSGNQVTSRGPSLDEPPSKKKKTAANLRKEDDNHVPDAQCRKEVLQKCNDESGTDIDKNSSSSSPLIRDKASLYKKTKVHQTQEEKRAVHKVSGQGDFGIVNTTNSSNGPLTRSRAKKKWLKEQGQEGNRYL